The window attcgtgacgaatgacccaaaacatacaaattacgatcatccaggtggttaactgtTAGTGGAAAATATTGTCTTTTTAGTATGAATTGACtgtttgtcgaactgctgggatgaTTGTGCGCTTTGTGTTTCACGATACATACTCANNNNNNNNNNNNNNNNNNNNNNNNNNNNNNNNNNNNNNNNNNNNNNNNNNNNNNNNNNNNNNNNNNNNNNNNNNNNNNNNNNNNNNNNNNNNNNNNNNNNTTAAAATTTTACAGCAttcgttttaatatttcaattttttcgcGTTCTAGTTCCACCAAATCTTCTTGCAACTTAAGCATTTTGGCATCAATGTTTCTTCGTTCTTCCATATCTTCCTTCATTATAGCTTTGCTTTCTTGAAGCTCAATCAGAATTTCATTCTGCAAAGACCTTTTTTTGGCACTTCCACGCGATGTTGTTGGTGTTGGTTCCTTTGGGCAACTGTTCGTTTCAAAATCTTCAATAAATGTAACACAGTCATCGGCCTCATCCAATAATTCGATGTAGTGTGCATCCGCTAAattcatagatagataggtagatagatagatagatagatagatagatagatagatagatagatagatagatagatagatagatagatagatagatagatagatagatagatagatagatagatagatagatagatagatagatagatagatagatagatagatagatagatagatagatagatagatagatagatagatagatagatagatagatagatagatagatagatagatagatagatagatagatagatagatagatagatagataaatagatagatagatagatagatagatagatagatagatagatagatagatagatagatagatagatagatagatagatagatagatagatagatagatagatagatagatagatagatagatagatagtactTGCCTAAATTATCCTCCATAAGCTCTTCCACTTTGTTGCATTTATGGTGCCCGATTATGGAGTGCACCCTATTGTATAGAGGCCATGAAGACGGGCTTCCTCCCGAAGGcccaatatgttttttttccgctctaaaatatttgaaatttagctcctttaaaattcaatacaatACCTATATATTATGTCTATTCTATACCTATATTTACCacttaaattatgtattttaatgcTAATTTCATTGGCAGTATAGCTGTGGCCAAAATCAATCATTTTTTTGCTCATTTCTTGAAAAACGTGAGAATTTTTTCGGTTTCCTCTTAAATGTTCAATATTCTCCTCCCATATTTGCAATAACAGATTTTCAGCCGTATCATTCCAAAGGGACCTTTTCTTATATGTTCtcctaaaaagaaaatcttaaaattatttctattttgtataattttatacttacttttccattttattagcttttctttaaattttatttatttacttaaaaaattaattttcaattttattatttttttttaatataaactgtCAATTTTTTCTGAACAGTTGTAAAAATGTTGTACAAGGTTGAAATAAAAGGGAGTTTCTTAACAAAAGTATGATAATTTCAAgttaatttcattgaaattaagcaaaataacttaatttcaaatgaTAAAAATGTATGGGAAATTACTTAATTTCGAGTAGATTTCGATCGAAATCTCGAAATTACTTAATTTCGTTCGGTCTGAATGGGCTATTNNNNNNNNNNNNNNNNNNNNNNNNNNNNNNNNNNNNNNNNNNNNNNNNNNNNNNNNNNNNNNNNNNNNNNNNNNNNNNNNNNNNNNNNNNNNNNNNNNNNGGGAATGCTATATCTGGGGCTCCtaatattaatggaactaatcAATTTCCAAATCCACCAATTATAATTGGtattactataaaaaaaattataataaaagcatgagctatatattttaaagaattttcaatattttcgtgagaactcatagggatgtatggacaacagattattgaataaaacagtaaaaaattaggtcaatacctcttatagtttgtctctacctgcaatttgaattaagcgtatttcgagaaaaatgcatttttatgtaatattttgttgtgtattttaaatgggatcttttgtaaatttattagtaaacacatatttctaaataaaaatcaagagtttcatgcaatttggacgccattaacccataaactttaaaggtcaaaggtcaaatttgtaatatttgcaatttttgatggcaactagtcgaaattgtttctatttttaggtagattatcataaaacttaacaaagttatttattaacaaccgatatttacaatagtgaaaaaaacaaattaatcagagccgttgcggcaccagttaacgtagtcctattgacctaattttttgcacgacttatttttattccCAAATATCCCGGGATTTTCagaatttaaaatacttaaaacctgaatttttaaatatgaaatccCGGGTATTTTACAATCTCGAACTTTATGTATTGTTCcgctaaatttatacatacattataaaatattaaataagagacttttaatagtttttgattaaaaaagaaGCAGGATCATAAGACTTTAAACATTTCGgcctatttttaaatcaaattacatttttcattGAGTAATTTATTAGACTTAAAATGACTCCACTTACTTAAaagctgaaatatcaaaaataaaaagggcaatATATAGAAATAGATACGAATTTACGTTTACATAAAAAgtatttgtgctgaatttccccactaaagtggtttagggtataaaaaggagaaTATATAGGCATTGATACTATTAGatatgggtatatcagaatctatactggcagtcaagctgttaataagatggcgagattataattctcttatttgggtAAGAGCACACGATAtataactgaaaataaaatttgctgaTAACTTAGCAAAATCAGGAAATACAatggctatacttgatatagaccagttttgtagtgtttcTCTAGCGGcattaaaaaccatatatccgATATTCAGCTCAAGACAGTTGGTCACATAAGTGGTGTATCTAAAAAGCACTGtatataaataactattttattatttttagtactttgaattaatttgttttccaaaaattttacaaaatacttagggaaagctttctgtattagtaagtacatacttaatgtattcatattgtattatgaaatagaaaatgttaattttgtcggtaaattattaagattttttgaaaatttatttatatttttcgggatTCAGAAACGCAAAAAACACCAGTATACCGATATCGAAATTCCGGGGTTCATTTAAAAATCCCGAATCCCGGGACTTTAAAAAATCCCGAGACTTTTAAAAACAGtcccgattggcatccctaGTAACTAATTATAAATCATATTGAAGCCTTAAAGAGCACGTCTTGTTGTACACATCTTAAGGTAAGTTAGCTAATAAAACTTCtccttttataaaactaataatcctttgtgttttattctttttgtgcATTTACACTGAACAATATCGGATTGACACCGAAACATTACTAATAAAAATCCTATATGTATTTAAAGATATTGTAACATTTCTGAATAAAAATGATCTAGCGATATGTGATACTTATCATCTACTATAATATCAAAAGATATCTTAACATTTTTAACCTCTGGCGCATTCTCAATATGAATATTCTTGACGCAATACAATAGTCCAGCTTAAGTTGGTTTTAgtgcaaacatacaaacataatttttgacCGGATATTTTTCAGGTTTATCTAAAATATTGGGACAAAATTCCCgtataagtatataaattaaattttttaaaagccaAGATATTAAGCTTATTATTAAgatataatatgtttttgtaagtattatactttcaaagaaataaataattacattatgattatttaggaaatCTATATTAAGCAAAGCTGGTGTTGGACATACCAAAGAGTAGAAAATTCTTGCTCCCGGCCATAGGCCGCCTATTTAACAGATCTTTATTAAGCCAGTGTTGGtctttcaaagaaattaatacattatgattttttataaaatctatatttagcAAAGCCGTTGGTGGTCATACCATTGAGGAGAAACCCCTTGCGTCGGGCCGTAGGCCGCCTATTTAAGAgatctttattaagcgaagccagtgttggacataccatagaggagAAAATTCTTGCGACCAGATGTAGGCCAGCTATTTATAGACCAATTTGCGTGTATAGAAAGGTTAAAAATTATATGGTAGCTAcgtaaaaatgcataaaattactgcaatttatttaactatttttgagtACATGATCCATTTcagtattaacatttttaatacagCTATGCATGGATAATGTTTTTGAGTTATGTTGGGATGTCTTTTTTGAATATTCCTTCAACAATTGTAAAGTTAATTGTGTTGAAAACAGGGTACAGACGatagatacaaatattttattgtttaaagaaaaactatttttgttacACATCTTAAACAAAATCGTCTTAAGGCACTTACTGATATTGatgattaataaaaatacactttttttgtaaatcaaaagcaaaaacaagttctaacaatgttaataaatatattaataaatcacAATTGCATAGAAATATCAACAGCTGTTTAAAAATCTCGCTGCGAAGTTgtcaaatattaataataatacctTATATacacaaagtaaattaataaagtagcgacatctcttgttgtacaacaaaatctacaacaaacacatgtattttgtttttggaataaaccaagaatgtgtcaaaataaaatttaagaaaatttcctttaacaaaaaagtgaacaaaacacaaatataaaatattacttttaagttgaaaatattaaggatttaattatattattatatattatacaatttataacacttttaaactactttaaaaccacttttaattcattttttcaacttttcagaAGTTTTAACCACAGGGTATACCCTGTGGTTTTAACATATAGCAAAACACagtttaaaaatggcgacataaacattCTTAACAATtatcaaaacaaactttgacaactaattttatttttctatagaaactatagttaaaaaaatagtcagctgttcaagtgatgctactttattaatttactttgtataTACAGTAACAGTAATTTGATCGGTCAATTGaccacagggtatacagagacgtcacgagcaaaaagctattttccCCTCTTTCGTACAAAatgatttcaattatttttttagctgtatattatatacctcttctcatcaaacaatttcaaaatcaaacaaaagctgatttttgacttttatattgactttattattttactatattatatacctcttctcatcaaacaatttcaaaatcaaacaaaagctgattttagacttttataTTGACTTTGTGAATTGACTGACACTACTGAGAATGTATACATCATTGCGTAAACCAAAGCTCCCATCCTTCCaagaacagtgacagtcatttgaCTGACACTACCCTACAAGAACAGAGAGAGAGACATTCGACCGGTCATTTAAATGACACTAGTGAAGGAAATATCGATTATTGcgtaaaacaaagtttctaTCAAGTTCTTAAGGgcaatatgaaaaatttgatggaaacttttgtgtacatgtgatCTTGCATCTCCTTTCCACATATGAATTCTAccgattttaaaacatatatttgagttGCTCACTCCTTTGCTTTTTACCAATCAAGGATGATTGAAATGTTAGTCACGATTGACTAATCATTCTTTATGCATATAACCACCACAGTTGACCAATCACACTTGATCAATTAATTCGTCAAATTTGATGgctataataatttataataaaacacaatttattaacattttaagatatattttgtaattttattaatatacatagtgagcatatacataaattaattatCATTTCACCATTTTACATACCTCACAGAATGTAAAATCCTCTTATGCTCATTttaatttgtggaaataaattgtctgtaaggaaatacatataaatattgaaaaataaaaattaaaagtaaatatgtttttatat of the Lucilia cuprina isolate Lc7/37 chromosome 2, ASM2204524v1, whole genome shotgun sequence genome contains:
- the LOC124421431 gene encoding uncharacterized protein LOC124421431, whose translation is MEKRTYKKRSLWNDTAENLLLQIWEENIEHLRGNRKNSHVFQEMSKKMIDFGHSYTANEISIKIHNLSGKYRAEKKHIGPSGGSPSSWPLYNRVHSIIGHHKCNKVEELMEDNLADAHYIELLDEADDCVTFIEDFETNSCPKEPTPTTSRGSAKKRSLQNEILIELQESKAIMKEDMEERRNIDAKMLKLQEDLVELEREKIEILKRML